One window of the Streptomyces asoensis genome contains the following:
- a CDS encoding DUF317 domain-containing protein has product MYWVTPRHLAGDDGALAERIGDTLTGLGWHMWPTSRHTLLYVSPDGLRGAEWILAAYPFELGGLSVAWQLSARPHAASAMTEWNAYFTAGVPYEALADLVVTLDAREVPDAGFEGPETVLNAVGAQGWIRDVDCPHTTAMDPGFSATVSLGLQPPLVQDADAHPDLMGWQAWAEPVLGAPYLWCASFSASVPHDLVAAFASSLASPVPVPRRTVPKSAEGRLNVVRRS; this is encoded by the coding sequence ATGTACTGGGTTACTCCGCGCCACCTGGCCGGTGACGACGGCGCGCTCGCCGAGCGGATCGGCGACACCCTGACCGGCCTCGGCTGGCATATGTGGCCCACCTCCCGCCACACCCTGCTGTATGTGAGCCCGGACGGGCTGCGCGGCGCCGAGTGGATCCTCGCGGCCTACCCGTTCGAGCTGGGCGGACTGTCCGTAGCTTGGCAGCTGAGTGCCCGCCCGCATGCTGCCTCCGCGATGACGGAGTGGAACGCGTACTTCACTGCCGGCGTCCCGTACGAGGCGCTCGCTGATCTCGTCGTCACGCTCGACGCCCGTGAAGTGCCGGACGCTGGCTTCGAAGGGCCCGAGACGGTCCTCAACGCAGTCGGTGCCCAAGGCTGGATCCGTGACGTGGACTGCCCCCACACCACCGCCATGGACCCCGGGTTCTCCGCCACCGTCTCCCTGGGACTGCAGCCGCCGCTTGTCCAGGACGCGGATGCGCACCCTGACTTGATGGGGTGGCAGGCGTGGGCGGAACCCGTTCTCGGCGCCCCATATCTGTGGTGCGCCAGCTTCAGTGCCAGCGTCCCCCATGACCTGGTCGCGGCATTCGCCTCCTCGCTCGCCTCACCGGTCCCGGTGCCCCGCCGCACCGTGCCCAAGAGCGCAGAGGGCCGGCTCAACGTCGTCCGCCGCAGCTGA